From Candidatus Paracaedimonas acanthamoebae:
ATTCGCTCAAAAAAGAGCGTTAAAAAGAACTCTTAAGAGTTTGCTAGACTCTCTTAATTTTAAAGGACGGAAGGAGAGGAATTATTGAAGAAGATTGAAGGCTTTTTAAAGGCCTTCAAGGAAGAAAACATCATCTCTGACCATCTACTATTAGACTACCATACAATGATACAAATTTCAAGAAAATTCGAAACAAATATCAAATTCTTATAAAATAATTTTCGGCTTAAAAATTCACAATTATCAACAATAATGACATTTTTAGATTTAGAGATCATTTCTTTAAACTTAGGCTTTAATCCACAAAAAATAGGAGATGAATAAGAAAAATAATAAAAGATACAAGGGCCATATGCTTTTCATAAGCTCACCAGGAGAAATGCTTCCAAATGGAGATGTCATCCAAGAATTATTAGAGGGTGCTTCTATAATTTCTAAGTCGCCCCCTTTTGATTTTTTTATCACTAATGATTCTATCTCTCCCCCTTTTTCAGAAGAAAAAGTCACTGGCAATTGTATTTCTTTACTAAAAGGTTTTAAATCAATATCGACTTTTATAAATTCTTCAACGCCATGTTTTTGAAAATAAATAGATAAAATATCTACAACCTTATGAAGATCAGAAGCAGAAACTTTTCCTTCAATTTTAATAATCATTTTTTTACTACACGCCTTCTATTTTCTTATTAAGAATAATTTTTTCTTCTCGACAAGACTTCTTTCAATCAGAGTTTTCTTAATTTAAATTAGATAATATTATCCTTTAGAGAGCGTTAAAAACGTCTTAATCTTTTTTGGTCAAGAGAGCTACTTCTTCCCAACCTACACATCCCATATCCCACTTTATAACTTCTTTTGATAATACATTCTTCATGAGCTCAGAAATTTTAGATTACATCAAATCTTTCGGATTGAAATTGATGATCATTTCTTTCCATTGCTCATATTTCTCTGGGGGTAATTTCAATGGATTACATTGAGGATCTTTAACAGCCCGTAAAGCGCTTTCAGCAACAGCACGATAGAAAGCATCACTCATTTGTCCTGTCCCTGTCAAACGTGCTTCGCGCACAGTTCCATCGATATTTAAAAACAATCGAACAGGAATAACAGGCATGTCTTGTGCCCCTTTAGCACCTGCAGGAGGATGCCAACATTGGGTTAGCTGTCGACGAATTGCATCAAGTTCACTGATTGTGATCGTCTCTCCAATTTCCCCTATTTGCTGTTCTGAGATGCTTGTATCACTTTTATCATCTTTAACGGCATCAGGAACTGTTTTCTCAATTTCCTCAAGATTTTTTAACACAGAATCAAAGGCATTCACTTTTTTCTTTTCTGGCTTCTTTTCGGGCGCTTTCTTTTCAGGCTCCTTTTTAGGAGGCGTCGGTGGTTTTGGCTTTGCTTTTGGCGCGGGTGCCACAGGCTCGGCTTTGGGTTCAGGTTCTTGCTTTTTGGGGGCAGGTTCAACCTTCTTTTCAGGCTTTGGCTGAGGTTTAGGGGCCGTTTGTTTTTGTGGTTCTTTTTTAGGCTCTTCCTTCTTAATGTCTTCTTTTTTAGGTTGAAGAGTTGGCTTAGGAGCTTGTGTCTTGGCGCCAATCTCCACAACGTCAATCGGAATCGGCAAAAGCAAATCTGAGTTACTTTTCCGCCAATTTGGAAGACCAAATATAAACAATATGACTAAAAAAAGATGCAGAACTAAAGAATAGAGTAAAGGTTTCTGCATCATGGATAACTCTCAACTTTATTTAGGGTTCTTGGCTTTTGCTTTTACCTCAGGATTTCCTTGAGGCAGCTCTGCCATAAGCGCGATTTTATCAAATCCCGCAGCACTTAATGTTCCCATGACTTGCATGATAAAGCCATAAGCAATTCTTTGATCGCCACGAACAAAAATACGCGTATCTGGCTTTGCTGAGGTAATCGCTTGCAGTTGGGCCACCAAGGTTTCTAATTTCACTTCAGTTTCTTGAATATAAATCTTGCTATCAGAAGTCACTGAAATTGTTAAAGGTTCTGTTTTTTCATTAATGGCTGCAGCTTTTGTCTTTGGAAGATCAAGCGGAACACCAACAGTCATCAAGGGCGCTGTTACCATAAAGATAACTAAGAGTACCAACATCACATCGACCATGGGCGTCATATTGATTTCACTTTTAAGGCCACTTAAGGTTCGTCGGCGACCAGACTTACGCTTTCCTAAAGAAGCCGAGGTTTGAAGATCCCCTGCCATTTATTCAACCTCTTCTAGCTGACGCGAGATAATCGCAGAAAACTCATTTGCAAAAGAATCAAGCCGCATCCCATAACGTCCAAGTTCGGTGGAAATTTTATTATAGGCCAAGACAGCAGGAATAGCGGCGACAAGACCAATCGCGGTGGCGAATAGAGCCTCAGCAATACCAGGTGCGACAACAGCAAGGTTTGTGCTTTGAGAACTCGCAATCCCTTGAAAACTATGCATAATTCCCCAAACAGTTCCAAATAAACCGACGAAAGGAGCTGTTGACCCAACAGACGCTAAAAAAGGAAGATGACGTTCAAGCTGATCCATTTCGCGATCAACTGTAACGTGCATAATGCGCTCAATCCGCTGTTGAAGCATTGCTTTAGCTTCTCGAGTGGCAGGTTTCCCTTTTAAGGAACGACGCCATTCTTTCATGGCCGCCGCAAAGATGCTGGAAAAAGGATCTGTTGGACGCGTCCCCACACGATCATAGAGGCTATCAAGTGACCCCCCTGACCAGAAAGCTTCTTCGAACTTTTCAGCCAAACTTTGTAAATCCCTTAATCTCATAACCTTTGAGAAAATAATGGTCCAACACCAAATTGAGGCCACAATTAATGAAAGCATGACAAGTTGTACCACAAGATCTGCATTAATAAAAAGGCCCCAGGCTGAAAGATCTGTGGTAGCGACTGATTTTCCAATTGTTGTCGCATCAATGGCCGTATTGTCCATAATATGTGTTCCTTAATTCTTTAATTCATTATGATTCCGCTTAAGGCTTCTCTCAAAAAAGCGGGGATTCTTAAAGGGCGCCCCCCTTCACTTACTAAAACAAGCGTTAACGATAGATTTGTGACCTCCACATGATCTCTTAAAATTTTTTGAGTTAAGAAAAGGCGTGTGCCTGTTACTTCATAAATTTCTGTCTGAATTTCTAAAAAATCATCAAGTCTTGCTGGCAACAAATAATCAATTTTGCACTCTCGTACAACAAAAAACATGCTTCTGCTTTGTTGAAGGAATCGCTGATCAATCCCTTGATCTCGTAGCATTTCTGTGCGCGCTCTTTCCGCAAACCTTAGGTAATTGGCGTGATAAACATACCCCCCAGAATCAGTATCATCCATATAAACATACGTTGAATATAAGTGCCTCAGCATACTCTTACCATTTTTTTATTTTTTAGTTTTACACATGTGTCATAACATATTTCAATTT
This genomic window contains:
- the tolR gene encoding protein TolR is translated as MAGDLQTSASLGKRKSGRRRTLSGLKSEINMTPMVDVMLVLLVIFMVTAPLMTVGVPLDLPKTKAAAINEKTEPLTISVTSDSKIYIQETEVKLETLVAQLQAITSAKPDTRIFVRGDQRIAYGFIMQVMGTLSAAGFDKIALMAELPQGNPEVKAKAKNPK
- the tolQ gene encoding protein TolQ, with the translated sequence MDNTAIDATTIGKSVATTDLSAWGLFINADLVVQLVMLSLIVASIWCWTIIFSKVMRLRDLQSLAEKFEEAFWSGGSLDSLYDRVGTRPTDPFSSIFAAAMKEWRRSLKGKPATREAKAMLQQRIERIMHVTVDREMDQLERHLPFLASVGSTAPFVGLFGTVWGIMHSFQGIASSQSTNLAVVAPGIAEALFATAIGLVAAIPAVLAYNKISTELGRYGMRLDSFANEFSAIISRQLEEVE
- a CDS encoding YbgC/FadM family acyl-CoA thioesterase, translated to MLRHLYSTYVYMDDTDSGGYVYHANYLRFAERARTEMLRDQGIDQRFLQQSRSMFFVVRECKIDYLLPARLDDFLEIQTEIYEVTGTRLFLTQKILRDHVEVTNLSLTLVLVSEGGRPLRIPAFLREALSGIIMN